From a single Nicotiana tomentosiformis chromosome 2, ASM39032v3, whole genome shotgun sequence genomic region:
- the LOC138906829 gene encoding uncharacterized protein, producing MESNGVDFIVFEMHGFVKSQFECLQQGSMTVTQYETKFVNLSCYATILIPTKKERVRRFIDGLTYGIRLQMAKETEDDISFTKVAEISRRIENNRGQAREMTSNKRPRYFGGFSGASSGGRGLFGRGHPIRPVQSDLQVGYTWCFRQSWCLWVSS from the exons ATGGAGTCTAACGGAGTTGACTTCATAGTGTTTGAGATGCATGGTTTTGTCAAGAG TCAGTTTGAGTGCCTTCAGCAAGGTAGCATGACCGTTACTCAGTATGAAACCAAATTTGTGAATTTATCATGCTATGCAACTATCCTGATCCCTACTAAGAAggagagggtgaggagattcatagatggccttACATATGGCATCAGGCTGCAGATGGCCAAAGAGACcgaggatgatatttcttttactAAGGTTGCAGAGATCTCCAGGAGGATCGAGAACAACAGGGGCCAGGCTAGGGAGATGACCTCTAACAAGAGGCCCCGTTattttggaggattcagtggtgcctcgtctggtgGAAGGGGTttatttggtagaggccatcctatcaGGCCGGTTCAGTCAGATCTACAGGTTGGTTACACATGGTGCTTCAGGCAGTCGTGGTGCTTATGGGTCTCATCCTGA
- the LOC104098314 gene encoding uncharacterized protein, protein MEGLIPFVYKTIKRSRTRRRYECLSFGAANNSYNIENFYPNGFINSKHYEVTPSDKVAGGGELQAENNRHRRTQSLHVEYTGGVSPEISTPAKDKELVRFRSHRRMFSCVTGG, encoded by the coding sequence ATGGAAGGACTTATTCCATTTGTGTACAAGACAATTAAGAGGAGTAGAACTCGCCGGCGATATGAATGTCTCTCCTTTGGTGCTGCTAATAACAGCTATAATATTGAAAATTTCTATCCAAATGGTTTCATCAACAGTAAACATTATGAAGTGACTCCCAGTGATAAGGTGGCTGGTGGTGGTGAACTTCAGGCGGAGAACAACCGGCACCGACGAACACAGTCCCTCCACGTGGAATATACCGGTGGAGTTTCGCCGGAGATTAGCACTCCAGCGAAGGATAAAGAACTAGTGCGTTTCAGGAGCCACCGTAGAATGTTTTCATGTGTAACTGGTGGATGA